In Halosegnis marinus, one genomic interval encodes:
- a CDS encoding sulfite exporter TauE/SafE family protein: MAPSSKTVQKSFLKYQHLFVLTTPLVFVAAVYAFAPTSGTGTGYWLEYWWLFPFFLLGATTVNTVGISGSALFVPFLIFVYPLLASGSLDPAAWAEVALSPETLVKVGLISESFGLSSSAVAFIQYGLVDRRLALALVGGAVPFVIAGALLSFVIPEPAFHLLLGLALVAASYLLFNADLGHGDESEDPDAEAVADGGPDGGEDLPDDEGKLGPAGVETDDEGNVTRVDRQGDDYRYTRGGYLRRFANYAVGGTFQGLAGFGVGELGIVSMLSTKVPVRVAIGTNHIVVALTAVLASVVHVFGGGLVPGGHEIDLASTPWNMVVFTVPATVTGGQIAPYVSNALDVETIKSGVGGLFAVIALALFAMAASGVL, encoded by the coding sequence TCGCGGCGGTGTACGCGTTCGCGCCCACCTCGGGGACCGGCACCGGCTACTGGCTGGAGTACTGGTGGCTGTTCCCCTTCTTCCTGCTGGGCGCGACGACGGTCAACACCGTCGGTATCTCCGGGTCGGCGCTGTTCGTCCCGTTCCTCATCTTCGTCTACCCGCTGCTCGCGTCGGGGAGCCTCGACCCGGCCGCGTGGGCAGAGGTGGCGCTCTCGCCCGAGACGCTCGTGAAGGTCGGTCTCATCAGCGAGTCGTTCGGCCTCTCCTCGTCGGCCGTCGCCTTCATCCAGTACGGGCTGGTGGACCGGCGGCTCGCGCTCGCGCTGGTGGGCGGCGCGGTGCCGTTCGTCATCGCCGGAGCGCTGCTGTCGTTCGTCATCCCCGAGCCGGCGTTCCACCTCCTCCTGGGACTAGCGCTCGTCGCGGCCTCGTACCTCCTGTTCAACGCCGACCTCGGCCACGGCGACGAGTCCGAGGACCCGGACGCGGAGGCGGTCGCCGACGGCGGCCCCGACGGCGGCGAGGACCTTCCCGACGACGAGGGGAAACTCGGCCCCGCGGGCGTCGAGACGGACGACGAGGGGAACGTCACCCGTGTCGACCGGCAGGGCGACGACTACCGCTACACCCGCGGCGGCTACCTCCGGCGGTTCGCCAACTACGCCGTCGGCGGCACCTTCCAGGGGCTGGCCGGCTTCGGCGTCGGCGAACTCGGCATCGTCTCGATGCTCTCGACGAAGGTTCCCGTCCGCGTCGCCATCGGCACGAACCACATCGTCGTCGCGCTGACGGCCGTGCTCGCGTCGGTCGTCCACGTCTTCGGCGGGGGGCTCGTGCCCGGCGGCCACGAGATAGACCTCGCGTCGACGCCGTGGAACATGGTCGTCTTCACCGTCCCCGCGACCGTCACCGGGGGACAGATCGCGCCGTACGTCTCCAACGCGCTCGACGTGGAGACCATCAAGAGCGGGGTCGGCGGCCTGTTCGCCGTCATCGCGCTGGCGCTGTTCGCCATGGCCGCGAGCGGGGTGCTCTGA
- a CDS encoding universal stress protein: MYDDILLPVEGSDAATAATSHAAELATTYDATVHVLAVADTRNRFESPTSGLAPDAWDEAQHENAREAAAAATAALPDGVAVEEHLAEGIPEDVILDRVGEHAIDLVVMGTHGRTGLDHYLIGSVTEDVVRKSSAPVLTVRLDAE, from the coding sequence ATGTACGACGACATCCTGCTTCCCGTGGAGGGGAGCGACGCCGCGACGGCCGCGACGAGCCACGCCGCGGAACTCGCGACGACGTACGACGCGACGGTCCACGTGCTCGCCGTCGCGGACACGCGTAACCGCTTCGAGAGCCCCACGAGCGGCCTCGCGCCCGACGCGTGGGACGAGGCCCAACACGAGAACGCCCGCGAGGCCGCCGCCGCGGCGACGGCCGCGCTCCCCGACGGCGTCGCCGTCGAGGAACACCTCGCGGAGGGGATTCCCGAGGACGTCATCCTCGACCGCGTCGGTGAGCACGCGATAGACCTCGTCGTGATGGGGACCCACGGCCGCACGGGGCTGGACCACTACCTCATCGGGAGTGTGACCGAGGACGTGGTGCGAAAATCGTCGGCGCCGGTGCTGACGGTGCGGCTCGACGCCGAGTAG
- a CDS encoding group I intron-associated PD-(D/E)XK endonuclease: protein MWLRVEEPEQADASINWARDYEFDRNWPPEEGVASPTAVDDEVLDAVADHGVRAWLPADDVEGYDALVEAGDDVRAVRFERGWVVDDRVRFDTGGADESAAEREAVDDVLVYCAERDAVYAIARDASDETASFRVTEPKKPDSRIRRARDYRFAENWPTQTDS from the coding sequence ATGTGGCTCCGTGTCGAGGAGCCCGAACAGGCCGACGCGAGCATCAACTGGGCTCGCGACTACGAGTTCGACCGGAACTGGCCCCCGGAGGAGGGCGTCGCGTCGCCGACGGCGGTCGACGACGAGGTACTCGACGCGGTCGCCGACCACGGGGTTCGGGCGTGGTTGCCGGCCGACGACGTCGAGGGGTACGATGCGCTCGTGGAGGCCGGGGACGACGTGCGCGCGGTCCGTTTCGAGCGCGGCTGGGTCGTCGACGATCGCGTTCGGTTCGATACCGGCGGCGCCGACGAATCGGCGGCCGAGCGCGAGGCGGTCGACGACGTACTCGTGTACTGTGCCGAACGGGACGCGGTGTACGCGATAGCCAGGGACGCGTCCGACGAGACGGCCTCGTTTCGAGTCACCGAGCCGAAAAAGCCCGATTCGCGGATACGCCGCGCCCGGGACTACCGATTCGCGGAAAACTGGCCGACTCAGACCGACTCGTAG